GATCTACAGCGGCGCGCAGATCGGCGACGACTTCACCGCGCACAGCCACGCCGTGGTGCGCGAGCATTGCCGCATCGGCCATCGCGTGATCCTGCAGAACGGCGTGATCGTCGGCGCCGACGGCTTCGGCTTCGCCAAGCAGCCCGACGGCACGCACTACAAGATCGTCCAGTCCGGCTCGGTGGTCATCGAGGACGATGCCGAGATACAAGCCAACGCCTGTATTGACAGGGCTACGGTGGGCGAGACGCGCATCCGCCGCGGCGCCAAGATCGATAATTTGGTTCAAGTCGGCCACGCCTGCGACGTGGGCGAGGACTCGATCATCTGCTCGCAGGCGGGACTGGCGGGCAGCACCACGCTGGGCCGCAACGTGCTGCTCGCAGGACAAGTGGGCGTGGCCGGGCACCTCACGCTGGGCGACAACGTGATCGCCACGGCGCAGGCCGGCATTCCATCAGACGTTCCGGCCAACACGATGGTCTCCGGCTATCCCGCAATCGAGAATCGCCTGTGGCTAAAGTGCGCCGCCGCCTTCCGCCGCCTGCCGGAGATGTTCGAGAGCGTGCGCGACCTCAAGCGCCGCATAGCCACGCTGGAGGAAGGCAGATAGCTCTCGCTAAGTCCCCCGGAGAGGACGAAGGTGAGTGGAAGTTTTGACGGGGCAGAGTCCCCGACCGAGTTGCCTTCGCCTCTCCCCCAAACCGTCGGCGCTTGCCCGTTAGCCGCCTAAAATTGAGCTGACAAATTGCCCAAATTTTCCACTCTGCCCAAAGTGCAAACGTTTACGGAATCGCCCACAGTTACCAACTTTGCGGTCGCAAAATCCCGCTAATTTCCCGCCGTAAATTCACCGAAAGTTGCCTGACAGATTGCCCAACCTGACCAACTTTGCGGCCCCGCCGCGCCGGATTTTGCGCCCTTACCCGCGCGCCCACATGACAAATTTTCCAAATTATCCACAGCGACCAAATTTACAAAATTTTCCACCATCCAAATCATCGGCCAAATCATCGGCGGAGTAAGAATCTACAGCCCGCCAAAATTTTCCAAAGAATGAGCTTGCAAACCGGGCGGCAATTCACTCCGAAGGAACCTGCAATGCCTGAATGTCCGATGGATTCGCATAAATTAGAGGAAACGTCCCGTCCCCGGTTTCTTCCGTGAGAACCGCGAATCTGACCGCCACGCGCGCCTGGTCAGGGCGTGTCGAGCGGGTGCCTCAGGGTGGAAGCCAGCGCAGCATCGCTGTAAAGCTGTGCTTGACAAATGGTAAGTATTGCTTTACGGTAGTCCCTGATGATCAGGAGTTTCAAGCATCGCGGCCTGAAATGGCTCCATGAACGCGACGACCGGAGCGGAATACGGCCTGATCTGCTGGAAGATATCGAGGATATTCTTGGCCGTCTCGAACAGGCTGCTACGCCGCAAGCGCTCAACCTCCCCGGTTATCACCTTCATCCCCTGAAAGGTGACTTGAAGGGGTTCTGGTCTGTTACCGTGAGAGCCAACTGGCGCATCATTTTTCGTTTTGACGGGGAAGACGCCTGGGACGTGGAGCTGATTGACTACCACTAGAAACTACTGGAGCCTGCAAGAGAAGGAGATGACATTATGCCGATGAAAAATCCACCGCATCCGGGACGCAGCATACAAAACGCGTGCCTTGTGCCTTTGGGATTGTCCATTGCCGCAGGGGCAAAAATTCTCGGCGTCACTCGGCAGGCGCTCAACAACGTCATCACCGGCAAGTCCGGCATCAGCCCGGTGATGGCGATCCGGCTCACCAAGGCGTTTGGCAGCACGGAGGAGACGTGGTTGCGGATGCAGCTTGCCTACGACCTGGCGGCAGCCCGCAAGAACCAGAGCCATATCAAGGTCCACCGCCAGCACGCCGAAGAATTGCGCGCGCTCTAACGCCGCATACTTCTCCGGCAAGGCCGGGCAAAAGGGCATGGGCCTTTCGGAACTTTTGACTGAAGTCCTTGAGCGCGATATCGAAATCAACGAGGCCCTCATGTGGACGGAAACGTCCCGTCTGTCCCCGGGTTTCCGGTTTCCCCGGTTTCCCGTTCGGCATCAATTGTACCGGCGAGCACGCACGTGAGGATTAGTACGTCCATGCATTTTGATTGAACAGTTCCACTTCTTCCGGTTTAACCTCTTCTTCGGCTTCGCCCGCATCTGCTACGAGAATCTTTGTGACTTCCATGGCCTGATTCAGTGCATTGTTGGAAATCCAGCTACATTCCCATAACTGTGGCGACCCTCCGTTCACTATCTGGCAAATGGGCTCGTCGCTTTCGAAGTTGATATCAACCGCATTTGGTTTGGTGACGCGCTGTAGCCAAATTTCGAGGTAGCCGTTGTACGGGACGCGTTTCATCTTATCCCGTACTTTTGTCCACAGGTGCACTTTTTCTTGACTCGGTGCAAACAAAATCAGATGACTCAAAATTGCAGCTACAGCCGGGAACGTTGCCGGCGAAACAAAAGCGATATCAGTTGCAATGGCGACCTGTACGTCTAGATCGTCAGGAGCGTCCTTCTGATTAAAAATATCAGTGTAGAACTCGCTCAGCAACCTCCGAAGAGCTACGCTATTCGGGAATCGCTGTCCGAAAGAGTGCAGTCTCATTAACTGCTTTTGCATCGTCTTGGCGTTTGACTTTCCGAGATATGGGAGCTCGATGCCGGCCAGCTTGTCCGGTTTGATGGACCCCTCGACAACGTTTCTACAAACGAACGTTTTTGATACGCCAAGCTTCATGCCCACTGCTCGCAACTTGTCGCTCACGATCTTGAGAACTGCCTCCGCTCGCTCGTCGCTATTGGCAAAAATCCTATAGTCATCTCTGTATCGGAGTATTCGGATATCCTTACTGTCCCGGAATTCAAGATTGATCTGTTCATCGACATAACCAAGAACGATCTCCGCCACGAAATCCATGAGGACAGAACCCTGAGAAATCCCATTGGTTTGCCCGTAGCGACCAGCTTGGATGTGTGAATCGATCTTGTTGCCAAGGAGAGAGTTCGTGTCCTGCTTTCGCTTGGCTTCATCTAACCCGTGCAACGCCCAGGAAATACTATGCGTGTACAGCGAACCGTAGCAATCGGTTACATCGGTTTGGAGTAGATGACTGAATTCCAATGAATAGGTAAGTGATCGTTGCTCTACGCTCTGCCACCAGCTTCTTACCTGAGTTGCAACATCCGTTTGATGGTCGACCGATATCACCGGGGCGCTGCAGCACTCGATTACA
This window of the Acidobacteriota bacterium genome carries:
- the lpxD gene encoding UDP-3-O-(3-hydroxymyristoyl)glucosamine N-acyltransferase translates to MRLKVIAERLGCQLEGDGEVEISGVNSLERATASELSFLANRKYTPLLKTTHAAAVLILRQMALEPPPPWVALRCDDPYTMFARALELFYQPPRPVAGIHTTAVIAPSARVGEGASIGPYVVIEDGVAIGDRCTLHAHVVIYSGAQIGDDFTAHSHAVVREHCRIGHRVILQNGVIVGADGFGFAKQPDGTHYKIVQSGSVVIEDDAEIQANACIDRATVGETRIRRGAKIDNLVQVGHACDVGEDSIICSQAGLAGSTTLGRNVLLAGQVGVAGHLTLGDNVIATAQAGIPSDVPANTMVSGYPAIENRLWLKCAAAFRRLPEMFESVRDLKRRIATLEEGR
- a CDS encoding peptidase; this encodes MIRSFKHRGLKWLHERDDRSGIRPDLLEDIEDILGRLEQAATPQALNLPGYHLHPLKGDLKGFWSVTVRANWRIIFRFDGEDAWDVELIDYH
- the higA gene encoding addiction module antidote protein, HigA family produces the protein MPMKNPPHPGRSIQNACLVPLGLSIAAGAKILGVTRQALNNVITGKSGISPVMAIRLTKAFGSTEETWLRMQLAYDLAAARKNQSHIKVHRQHAEELRAL